A single region of the Amia ocellicauda isolate fAmiCal2 chromosome 8, fAmiCal2.hap1, whole genome shotgun sequence genome encodes:
- the tpgs2 gene encoding tubulin polyglutamylase complex subunit 2 isoform X2, with protein MDDAGSRGAAGRFVERLTLGIARVLDSLPGVMDVQLVEREPAERHMLLSWEQKHDCVLPEDLKDFYLTMDGFHLSWSSKLDGEPLPLGCMVVNSVSKLLPLCQSPVYSLPSTPTLADLDCEEDREGLDCQLQEPHFDSRSRIFELDPCSGNGKVCLVYRNTEPGAVAEQCEVWFLDLALYWHYLTSSFTAYYRLMITHLGLPEWQYRFTPYGPSPQARWACLYQPLTTHCDLQTDPGEPLLNKLDPNRAFRGKTKQPLPKKKPPAQAGGGTQKAAVGPGGGRHSGTRK; from the exons ATGGACGACGCTGGGAGCCGCGGCGCGGCGGGGCGCTTCGTGGAGAGGCTGACCCTGGGCATCGCGCGCGTGCTGG ACAGTCTTCCTGGAGTGATGGATGTGCAGTTGGTGGAGAGGGAGCCGGCAGAGCGCCACATGCTGCTGTCCTGGGAGCAG AAACACGACTGCGTCCTGCCGGAGGACCTGAAGGATTTCTATCTCACCATGGATGGCTTCCATCTGTCCTGGAGCTCCAAACTGGATG GTGAGCCACTCCCGCTGGGCTGTATGGTGGTAAACAGTGTGTCGAAACTGCTGCCCCTGTGCCAGTCTCCTGTGTACTCCCTGCCCAGCACCCCAACCCTGGCAGACCTGGACTGTGAGGAGGACAGAGAAG GGTTAGACTGCCAGCTACAGGAGCCGCATTTTGACTCCCGAAGTCGCATCTTTGAACTGGACCCCTGCAGTGGAAACGGCAAAGTCTGCCTTGTGTACAGAAACACAGAACCAG GGGCTGTGGCTGAGCAGTGCGAGGTGTGGTTCCTGGACCTGGCTTTGTACTGGCACTACCTAACCTCCTCCTTCACCGCGTACTACCGGCTGATGATCACCCACCTGGGTTTGCCCGAGTGGCAGTACAGATTCACTCCGTACGGACCCAGCCCCCAGGCCAGG TGGGCCTGCCTGTATCAGCCCCTCACTACCCACTGTGACCTGCAGACGGACCCTGGGGAGCCCCTCCTCAACAAGCTGGATCCAAACAGGGCCTTCCGGGGCAAAACCAAGCAGCCCCTGCCCAAGAAGAAGCCCCCTGCCCAGGCTGGGGGGGGCACACAGAAGGCGGCAGTGGGCCCAGGGGGGGGGCGGCACTCTGGCACCAGGAAGTGA
- the tpgs2 gene encoding tubulin polyglutamylase complex subunit 2 isoform X1 → MDDAGSRGAAGRFVERLTLGIARVLDSLPGVMDVQLVEREPAERHMLLSWEQKHDCVLPEDLKDFYLTMDGFHLSWSSKLDGEPLPLGCMVVNSVSKLLPLCQSPVYSLPSTPTLADLDCEEDREGLDCQLQEPHFDSRSRIFELDPCSGNGKVCLVYRNTEPGAVAEQCEVWFLDLALYWHYLTSSFTAYYRLMITHLGLPEWQYRFTPYGPSPQARQWACLYQPLTTHCDLQTDPGEPLLNKLDPNRAFRGKTKQPLPKKKPPAQAGGGTQKAAVGPGGGRHSGTRK, encoded by the exons ATGGACGACGCTGGGAGCCGCGGCGCGGCGGGGCGCTTCGTGGAGAGGCTGACCCTGGGCATCGCGCGCGTGCTGG ACAGTCTTCCTGGAGTGATGGATGTGCAGTTGGTGGAGAGGGAGCCGGCAGAGCGCCACATGCTGCTGTCCTGGGAGCAG AAACACGACTGCGTCCTGCCGGAGGACCTGAAGGATTTCTATCTCACCATGGATGGCTTCCATCTGTCCTGGAGCTCCAAACTGGATG GTGAGCCACTCCCGCTGGGCTGTATGGTGGTAAACAGTGTGTCGAAACTGCTGCCCCTGTGCCAGTCTCCTGTGTACTCCCTGCCCAGCACCCCAACCCTGGCAGACCTGGACTGTGAGGAGGACAGAGAAG GGTTAGACTGCCAGCTACAGGAGCCGCATTTTGACTCCCGAAGTCGCATCTTTGAACTGGACCCCTGCAGTGGAAACGGCAAAGTCTGCCTTGTGTACAGAAACACAGAACCAG GGGCTGTGGCTGAGCAGTGCGAGGTGTGGTTCCTGGACCTGGCTTTGTACTGGCACTACCTAACCTCCTCCTTCACCGCGTACTACCGGCTGATGATCACCCACCTGGGTTTGCCCGAGTGGCAGTACAGATTCACTCCGTACGGACCCAGCCCCCAGGCCAGG cAGTGGGCCTGCCTGTATCAGCCCCTCACTACCCACTGTGACCTGCAGACGGACCCTGGGGAGCCCCTCCTCAACAAGCTGGATCCAAACAGGGCCTTCCGGGGCAAAACCAAGCAGCCCCTGCCCAAGAAGAAGCCCCCTGCCCAGGCTGGGGGGGGCACACAGAAGGCGGCAGTGGGCCCAGGGGGGGGGCGGCACTCTGGCACCAGGAAGTGA